One Kineococcus radiotolerans SRS30216 = ATCC BAA-149 DNA window includes the following coding sequences:
- a CDS encoding ABC transporter permease yields MSEQLPPPLSTAGSVPPDPDRPAPLERSAPARGAGGRGRLGGGAGRSVGLVVVLLLVCVVGVATAGERFASVDNLLTILRFAAVIGVLSIGMTFVITGGGIDLSVGSVLGLASVWATTLATQTMAQDTHWSLMVLTALLVGTVCGLVNGVLVAYGRVVAFIATLGMMVAARGLAEVIANRRTQIVRVQPFLDAFQGSVLGVPVLVWVFALVAVAGWVLLNRTTFGRRTVAVGGNPEAARLAGIAVKRHTAYLYALSGLTAGIAAVMMLARTTAGSSTNGGLYELEAIAAVVVGGTLLAGGRGTVVGTVFGVLIFATLTNVFTQNNLSISAQSVAKGAIIVAAVMLQQRFAARSRGA; encoded by the coding sequence GTGAGCGAGCAGCTGCCCCCGCCCCTGTCGACGGCGGGGAGCGTCCCGCCGGACCCGGACCGCCCGGCCCCGCTGGAGCGCAGCGCACCGGCGCGCGGTGCCGGTGGGCGCGGGCGGCTCGGCGGAGGCGCCGGGCGCAGCGTCGGCCTGGTCGTCGTCCTGCTCCTGGTCTGCGTCGTGGGGGTGGCCACCGCCGGGGAGCGCTTCGCCAGCGTGGACAACCTGCTGACGATCCTGCGGTTCGCGGCCGTCATCGGCGTCCTCAGCATCGGGATGACCTTCGTCATCACCGGCGGCGGCATCGACCTGTCCGTGGGTTCCGTCCTGGGCCTGGCCTCGGTCTGGGCCACGACGCTGGCGACGCAGACCATGGCCCAGGACACCCACTGGTCGCTGATGGTCCTCACCGCGCTGCTGGTGGGCACGGTGTGCGGTCTGGTCAACGGGGTCCTCGTCGCCTACGGCCGCGTCGTGGCCTTCATCGCCACGCTGGGCATGATGGTCGCCGCCCGCGGCCTGGCGGAGGTCATCGCGAACCGCCGCACGCAGATCGTGCGGGTCCAGCCGTTCCTCGACGCCTTCCAGGGCAGCGTCCTGGGCGTCCCGGTGCTGGTGTGGGTGTTCGCGCTGGTCGCGGTGGCCGGCTGGGTCCTGCTCAACCGGACGACCTTCGGGCGGCGGACCGTGGCCGTGGGCGGCAACCCGGAGGCGGCCCGCCTCGCGGGCATCGCGGTGAAGCGGCACACGGCCTACCTGTACGCCCTCTCCGGTCTCACCGCCGGCATCGCGGCCGTCATGATGCTGGCCCGCACGACGGCCGGGTCCTCCACCAACGGCGGTCTCTACGAGCTGGAGGCGATCGCGGCCGTGGTGGTGGGCGGGACCCTGCTGGCCGGCGGGCGGGGAACCGTCGTCGGCACCGTCTTCGGGGTGCTGATCTTCGCCACCCTCACCAACGTCTTCACCCAGAACAACCTGTCCATCTCGGCGCAGTCGGTGGCCAAGGGCGCCATCATCGTCGCCGCCGTGATGCTCCAGCAGCGCTTCGCGGCCCGTTCGCGCGGCGCCTGA